In a single window of the Lynx canadensis isolate LIC74 chromosome E2, mLynCan4.pri.v2, whole genome shotgun sequence genome:
- the ZNF792 gene encoding zinc finger protein 792, which translates to MAAAAALRDPAQGCVTFEDVTIYFSQEEWGLLDEAQRLLYCDVMLENFALIASLGLTSFRSHIVARLEMGAEPWVPDRVDMTSAMARGAYGGPGSDFCSGTEGEPSASVEGVPRDRNLKAAPSGQKDYSCNMCGLHLKDILALAEHRAAHPRQKPYVCQAYGREFKSSAYHNQHQMQQGVDKPIRRDEDRASLVKSCRDDASKKPFTVREGGKDFADGKAGSGFLPLQVPHRVEEPPRDTGVGDRHTVQSHNKCSESGNTFSDKRALVQHQRTHAGERPYECNKCGIFFSHASGLLQHQRDHNRGKPYECRECGKFFSQHSSLVKHQRVHTGESPHVCSECGKFFSRNSNLIQHKRVHTGEKPYECSECGKFFSQRSNLIHHKRVHTGRSAHECSECGKSFNCNSSLIKHWRVHTGERPYKCNECGKFFSHIASLIQHQIVHTGERPYGCSECGKAFSRSSDLMKHQRVHTGERPYECIECGKLFSQSSSLNSHRRLHTGERPYQCPECGKFFNQSSSLNNHRRLHTGERPYECLECGKTFRQRSNLRQHQKVHKPDRPYKCSECGKAFSQRPTLVRHQKIHIRERSAENVLPPPAQPCALEISSEGRLYEGAISQRLNLVHPNVHTGKIPYEC; encoded by the exons ATGGCGGCGGCTGCGGCGCTCAGGGACCCGGCGCAG ggctgtgtgacctttgagGACGTGACCATTTACTTCTCCCAGGAGGAGTGGGGGCTCCTTGATGAGGCTCAGAGACTCCTGTACTGCgacgtgatgctggagaacttTGCACTTATAGCCTCGTTGG GACTTACGTCTTTCAGGTCTCACATAGTTGCCCGGCTGGAGATGGGAGCAGAGCCATGGGTGCCTGACAGAGTGGACATGACTTCCGCCATGGCAAGAGGGGCATACGGTGGGCCCGGCTCTG ATTTTTGCTCTGGAACAGAGGGTGAGCCTAGTGCGTCTGTAGAAGGAGTGCCACGTGACCGGAATCTCAAGGCAGCGCCGTCTGGCCAGAAGGACTACTCCTGCAACATGTGTGGCCTACACTTGAAAGACATTTTGGCCCTGGCTGAACACCGGGCAGCACATCCCAGGCAGAAGCCGTACGTGTGCCAGGCATATGGGAGAGAGTTCAAGTCCAGTGCATACCATAACCAGCATCAGATGCAGCAGGGTGTAGACAAGCCTATCAGAAGGGATGAGGACAGGGCCTCCCTCGTGAAGAGCTGCAGAGATGACGCATCAAAGAAACCTTTCACAgtcagggagggtgggaaggactTTGCGGATGGGAAGGCCGGATCCGGCTTTCTGCCGCTTCAGGTCCCTCACAGAGTGGAGGAGCCACCCCGGGACACTGGTGTCGGGGATCGTCACACCGTCCAAAGCCATAACAAGTGCAGCGAGTCTGGGAACACTTTCAGTGACAAACGCGCACTCGTTCAGCACCAGAGAACCCACGctggagaaaggccttatgagtgCAACAAATGTGGGATATTCTTTAGCCATGCCTCCGGCCTCCTTCAACACCAGAGAGACCACAACAGAGGAAAGCCTTATGAGTGCCGGGAATGTGGGAAATTCTTCAGCCAACACTCCAGTCTCGTTAAACATCAGAGAGTTCACACCGGGGAAAGCCCGCACGTGTGCAGCGAATGTGGGAAGTTCTTCAGCCGGAACTCCAACCTCATTCAACATAagagagttcacactggagagaagccttATGAGTGCAGCGAATGTGGGAAATTCTTCAGCCAGCGCTCCAACCTCATTCATCATAAGAGGGTTCATACTGGCAGAAGCGCTCACGAGTGCAGCGAGTGTGGGAAATCTTTCAACTGCAACTCCAGTCTCATCAAACATTGGAgggttcacactggagaaagacCTTACAAGTGCAACGAATGCGGGAAATTCTTCAGCCACATCGCCAGTCTTATCCAACATCAGATAGTCCACACTGGCGAACGGCCTTACGGGTGCAgcgaatgtgggaaagccttcagccGGAGCTCTGACCTCATGAAGCATCAGAGAGTCCACACTGGGGAACGGCCTTATGAGTGCATCGAATGTGGGAAATTGTTTAGCCAGAGCTCCAGCCTCAACAGCCATCGGAGACTTCACACTGGCGAGCGGCCTTATCAGTGCCCCGAATGTGGGAAATTCTTTAACCAGAGCTCCAGCCTCAATAACCATCGGAGACTTCACACCGGGGAGCGGCCTTATGAGTGCCTCGAATGTGGGAAAACCTTCAGGCAAAGGTCTAATCTGAGGCAGCACCAGAAGGTTCACAAACCAGACAGGCCATATAagtgcagtgaatgtggaaaagccttcagcCAGAGGCCTACGCTCGTCCGGCATCAGAAAATTCACATCAGAGAAAGGAGTGCAGAGAATGTGCTTCCTCCTCCAGCACAACCGTGCGCACTGGAGATAAGCTCTGAGGGCAGACTTTATGAGGGGGCCATCAGCCAGAGGTTGAACCTTGTTCATCCCAATGTCCACACTGGGAAGATTCCCTATGAATGCTAG